TCGGGTCGAACGCTCTAGCCTTACGCCCATCCGCCGCGCCAGATAAACCGTCTTGCAATAATTCTTGCCCCATTGGACGCCATAGACGACCGACGGATGGACGCGCGGCGCGATCACGCCAAGATGAGGATAGGTTGCGAACAGCCCAAATATGCTGCGCAAGACGTCCGGGGAGCCGAGCAGGCTGTCGAGGATGAATTCCAGCCAGCGCGCCAGTTCCTCGGCGTGCGGCGATTTTTTCGTGTGGATATGCAGGACCAGATCGCATGCGCGCTGCTCGTCCCTGAAACCGACGAATTTCGGCGCGATGTCGCGGCCGCGGTTTTCGAAAATGCGAACGTCCGGCGCATAGGATCGCAGCGCCGCTTCCAGAAAATTCTTTTTTTCGGGCGTGTCAGTCGAGACGAACAGGCGGAAGGGCGCGCCGATATGGGCGAGATAGGGAAGGATGCGCTGGATTTCCTGTTCATAGAAGGCGTGGACGAATATGCCTATCTTCGGCTCGCCGGTCGGCGCTTCGGCCAACGCCGCGATCGGAAGGGCGGCATATCGGTATCTGATCAAGCCGGGCGGAATCTTCAGGAGCCGGCGCCATCTCGCGTCGTTCATCGCCGGCGCCTCTTGGGTCGAAAATAACGAAACGGGTCGGCGGCCGTCTTGATAAGGCTGTTCCGGAACCGGTCGGCGACGGTCAGGCGAAAATCCTCGTCTTTTGGCCGCAGGGTTTGGAAGTCGCTCTCGAATTGGCGCAAGAGGCCAAGGATCGTCGCCCTTTCCGCCCATCTTTCGCCAAGCAGCCCGAAGCGTTCGCGAAGCCGGCGGGCAGAGTTGTCGTCGAGCGCGAAAAGTTTCGCCACCGCGTCCGGCGTCTGTGGCCCCGGCGCCGCCAGCGCAAGGCCTTCGCCCCGGGGAAAGACGAAAAAGGACTGGCCGTTGTGGAGGTCTTCGACGGGTTCGCCATGGATAAGCACAATGCCGCGCGGCGAAATCTTCTTCCGCCAGCGCCGGAATTCTTCGCGCGCGTCCAGAAGCCCGCCGGACGCGTTGATGTGGAGGAGGTCGATCGATCCATCCGCGAAGGCGTCGAGCGCGTCCACGGATCGTATCCGCATCAGCCGGGAAAAGCCGGCGTATCGATGATCGTGGAATTTGGCGAAGTCATCGAAACGCTCGTCGCCGCCCGGATCGGACCAAAGGTCCACGCCGTGGAGCCGGCAATCCAGGCGAAGGCGCAGCGCGGCCTCGCAGAACGCCGCGTAGGACACCCCGCGATCAACGCCCACCTCCAGCACGATGCGCGGCCGCGTCGCCGCCACCAGCCAAAAGGCGAAGGGAACATGGGCCCACCATGCGCTTTCCTCGTCCAGCAGTTCGGGCGTCCAAAAGGCTGGCTCGAACTCGTCCGCCAGAAAGGCGCCGAGCCCGGCCGACCCCCGATCTTGCGTTTTTCCGCTCACGCCTTGTGCAGGACCTTGGCCACATGGTTCGGGCGCAGGCGATAGGCGTCGGGCATTCCCGAGCCGAGCAGCGGACGTAGGTAGAGGCGGAAGGCGTCGGTGACGTCGGTGCCGCAGTCGGACAGGAATTCGTCCTCCATCACCCGGGTCTTGCCGGCCACCGTTTCGAGCGGAACCAGCTCGTAATCGACGGAATAGAATCCCGTGCGCTTGATCGAGACCGAGCCGTTCCGGCCGCTCCACATCGCATATTGCACCGCCTTCTCGCCGACCTCGCGCGCTTCGCGCTGATCGACGTCGGAGACGCAGCCGATGAAGGAGCGCTGGAGATAGCCGAAAGTGTCGCCGCGCACGCGCTTGATCTTCAGCTTGTTCTTGATCTCCTCGCACAACAAGTCGGCGAGCGCGCCGGTGCCGGAAAGCTGGATATTGCCATGGGCGTCATGCTCGACCTGTTCGGCGAGCTTGGTGACGATCGGCGCGCCGGCGGCGTCGTGGACGCCTTCCGAAACCGCGACGACGCAGCGGCCCAGCCGTTCATAGATGCGCTTGACGTCGGCGAGGAATTTTTCGGTGTCGAAAACCCGCTCGGGCACATAGATGAGATGGGGGCCGTCCTCGGGGAATTTCTTGCCGAGCGCGGAGGCCGCCGTCAGGAAGCCGGCGTGGCGGCCCATCACCACCGCGACATAGATGCCGGGAAGGGAGGCGTTGTCGAGATTGGCCCCGGCGAAGGCCTGCGCGACGAAGCGCGCGGCGGAGGGAAAGCCGGGGGTGTGGTCGTTGCCGACGAGATCGTTGTCGATCGTCTTGGGGATATGCACGCAGCGCAGGGCATAGTTCGCCTTGATCGCCTCATCGGCGACGATGCGTACGGTGTCGGAGGAATCGTTGCCGCCGACATAGAAGAAGGCGCCGATCTCATGGGCCTGGAGCACCTTGAAGATCTCGTGGCAATATTTGGCGTCCGGCTTGTCGCGGGTCGAGCCCAGCGCCGAGGAGGGGGTGTTGGCGACCATCTCCAGATTGTGGCTGGTCTCCTGGGTCAGGTCGAGCAGGTTCTCGTCCACGATGCCGCGCACGCCGTGATGGGCGCCATAGACGCGCTCGACGCCTGCGAATTTGCGCGCCTCCAGCACGACGCCGGCGAGCGACTGGTTGATCACCGCGGTCGGACCGCCGCCTTGGGCGACGAGAATTTTCTTCGGCGTCATCAAATTCCTCCCCTTGAAAACAGGGCAGTTTTATAGCGGCGGGCGGAAAAGGGAAACCGGTTTTTGCCGCGGCGCCGGACGCCGAGGCTTGGCTCCGCATCGCCGCGCGGGCTATAGAGCGGCGCGCGCGAAGGCCGACGCCGGTTTTACGCGCAACCCCGAAAAACCAGGCAAACTGGAGCCGCTGGCGATTCCGCCGGATCGCCATTGGTTCCCCTGTCAGTTTTGTTCAGATGTTCAAATCTTGAGGACTAATGGAATACGCATTCGTACCGCCCAGCAGCAGGTCTCCGCTTGGGCGTGGAAAATTGTGTAGGTTTTTCAAACAATTTTACCGAGGATATGGTCCGCCGCCATTCAGTATCCGATTGAAAGTGGGCCGCAGATGTTAGGATTCAACGAGTCGATTGGGTGTCGAAACTTGTCAGGAGGCCCAATCGAAGTGTAGGAACCTCATCATGTCGCGCCAGGGTAAACGTTCGAAGGGAATTGGACCTTGACCATCACGGTTGCCGCAATCATTCCTCTTTATAATGGCGCGCCGTTCATCATTGAAGCGCTTCGCAGCGTTGTCGCGCAGACCGACCCTCCCGACGAGGTGATCGTCGTCGACGACGGTTCGACCGACGAAGGTCCCGCGCTCGTTGAAGAATTCGCGCGCAATCACCGCATCACGATCCTCAGGAAGCCGAACGGCGGCCAATCGTCGGCCCGCAACACGGCGATCATGCACACAAACTGCTCGCACATCGCGCTGCTCGATCAGGACGACGCATGGTACGATAATCATCTTGCGGTTCTGAAAGCGCCTTTCGAAAGCCCGCCGGTTCGGGATCTGGCCTTCGTCTATGGCAATTTGGACCAGATCGATCGCGAGGGCCGCATGGTCGCCCATTGCGTCCTCGACGCCGTTCCGTCGCCGCAGCCGAAGCGGTCTTTGCAGGATTGTCTGAGTTACGACCAGTTCATTCTTCCCGGCGCCTCGCTGATCGCGAAAGACGCCATGGTGGCCGTCGGTCTGTTTGACGAGCGGCTTTCCGGCTATGAGGACGACGATCTATTCCTGCGGCTGTTCATGGCCGGCTACCGAAGCGTTTATGTCAACGAGGCCGTAACGCGCTGGCGCATCTACGCCGGATCGACATCCTTCAGCGCAAGGATGGCTAAATCCCGCATGATTTACTTTCACAAGCTCATCGAACTGTTCCCCGACGATCCGCGCCTGGGCGTATACTGGCGGCGCAACTTCATCGCGCCGCGTTTTTTCGAGATCGCTTACAACGAATTTTATAATGGCTCGAAAAACGGCGAAGCGGCTCGTCTGGCGCATGGCTGGACGGCCATGCTTGAAATCGTCCCCTACATGAAGAATCGCGTCCGTCGGCGCATGAACTGGGTCGCCCCTGTCGTGGGCCGGATCTATCGGGGGCGGCTGACGGGCGTCGCGCGAAGGCTGGTCCGTTTCGCGGCGCGCGCCTGACGGCCCAATATCGGCGCGTCGGCGCGCCTCCGGCGCTTCATGCGTTCGTGAGCCGGGCCGCCAACCGAGGAGTTCACCGATTCCGTTCGACCGCCTCGCCTTTTCCGATTTGCATCCCGGCGACGTCATCGACGGATTTCGCCTGATGGAGCGCATCCATGTCGGCGGCATGGCGCATCTGTGGCGGGTGACCCGCGACGACATGTCGCCTCCGGCGATTCTCAAGGCGCCGATCATTCAGGACGGCGACGACGCCACCGCCATCGTCGGTTTCGAGATGGAGCAGATGATCCTGCCGCTGCTCCACGGCCCCCATGCGCCGAAATTCATCGCCTCGGGCGATTTCAGCCGCCAGCCCTATATCGTCATGGAGCATATTGCGGGCGAAAGCCTGCTCGGCTGCATCGATCACGCGCCGCTGCCGATCGACGACGTGGTCGAGATCGGCGTCGGCGTCGCGCACGCTTTGGCCGATCTCCATAGCCAGAACGTGATCCATCTCGACGTCAAGCCATCGAATGTCATCCGCCGGGCCGGCGGCGGCTTCGCTTTGATCGATTTCGGCCTGTCGCGCCACGACCTGCTGCCCGACCTGCTGGCGGAGGAATTCCGCCTGCCGCTCGGCACTGGCCCCTATCTGTCGCCAGAGCAGATTTTGCGCGATCGCACCGATCCGCGCAGCGATATGTTCGCGCTCGGCGTCATGCTCTATTTCCTGCTGACCGGCGTGCGGCCATTCGGTTCGCCGCGCCAGCGCCGGGCGCTCGCCCGGCGGTTGTGGCGCGACCCGGAGCCGCCCGTCCGCCACCGCCCCGACTGTCCGCCCTGGCTTCAGGAGGTCATCCTGCATTGCCTGGAGCCGGAGGCCGACAAACGCTATCCCACCGCCGCGCAACTCGCGCTCGATCTCGCCGAACCGGAGCAGATTCGCCTGACCGAACGGGCGGAAAAGCGCCGCGCCGATTCCTGGCTCACGGCGCGGCGGCGCTGGTGGGCGCAGAAATTCGCGCCGATGAGGACGCCGCGAAGCATCGCCGCCCGGCGCGCCGCCGCGCCGATCGTCATGGCGGCGCTCGACCTCGGCGACGCCAATGCCGCGCTGGGCGAGGTCCTGCGCGACACGGTCGCCCGAATCATGGCCGCCGCGCCCGGCGCGCGGCTTGCCTGCGTCAGCGTCATCAAGACCAGCCGGCTGCGCCTCGACAGCGCCCAGGACGAGTTCGGTCGCAATCTCCATGTGCGGCGGCTGGTGGAGGCGCGGCGCTGGGCAGCCGGGCTCGGCCTGCCCTCGGCCCAGATCACCGCCCATGTGCTTGAGGCGAGCGATCCCGCGGCCGCTTTGATCGATTTCGCCCGCGAAAATTTCGTCGATCAGATCGTGATCTGCGCCTGCTCGGGCCGGCGCGGCGGCATGGGCCCGGTCGCCGCGCGGATCGGCGCCCAGGCGCCCTGCACCGTCACGCTCGTCCGCCCGCCCCAGCCCGCGGAGGCCGGCGCCGGCGACGAGGTCCCGATGGAGCCGGACGTGGGGCTGGGAATTTAAGCCCGGGATTGAACGGCGAGGCGATTGGCGGTACATCGGTGGAAGCCCCGACGGGAGCGCGGGGGAATTGGATGAGGCCGATGAACCGCATTGATCGCCGGGTCCCGATGAGCGGGCCGGCCGAAATCGAATATCTCGACGGCGATTTCAAGATCAAGAAGCCGGGCGCCTTCGTCGTTTGCGCGGCGACCGGCGCGCATATCATGATCGAGGAATTGCGCTATTGGAACGTCGACCGGCAGGAGCCCTATGCCGGGCCCGAGGCGAAAATGCTGCGCCTGCAGCAGCTCGGCGAATTGCCGCGCAAGCCGTAAGTCCTACATTTTGATTTCGCCGGAAAGCCGGCCGGCGCCGCGGAATTTCGCCACCACGTCCAGCAGCAGTTGGCGCAGGTCGTCGCCTTCCTCGACCACGAGCCCGACCGGCAGAGCCTCGGGCTGGGGAAGATCCTGCCGCAGAACGGGCAGGAAGGGCGCGAGCTTGACCATGTCTTTTTCAGTCGTCACCAGCAAGGCGTTGAGCGCTTCGGCCTGGCGTTGCAGCGCGGCGATTTCGGGCGGCCGGTAGGGATAATGGTCGGGGAAGCTGTGCCGCGCGACAATCCGCGCGCCGCAGGCTTCGAGCGATTCGAAAAATTTTTGCGGCCGGCCGATTCCCGCGAAGGCCACGACCTTCGCGCCGAGCATGCGCAGGGCGGCGTTGGCGTCGGGCGCGAGCCGGCCGTGGAAGACCGGCTTGCCGGAGGCTTCGAACAGGCTCGCCGCGGCGTGGCCCGCTTCGCCCTCGCCGATCACCAGCGCCGCCGAGGAAAGCTTGAGCTGGAGCGCAATGGGCGCTCGCAAGGGGCCGGCCGGCAGCAGGCGGCCATTGCCGAAGCCGACGGCGCCGTCGATGACGGCCAAGGCGAAGTCGCGGCGCAGGCTCGGGTTTTGCAGGCCGTCATCCATGACGATCAGGCTGGCGCCGCCGGCGAGCGCCAGCATGGCGCCGGTCGGGCGGTCGCGCGCCACCACCGTCTGGGCGACGCGGGCGAGCAGTAGCGGTTCGTCGCCGGCCTGGGCCGCGCCGTGGCGGCGCTGGTCGACCAGATGGGCGCCGCCGTCGGCGCTGAGCGCCCCGCCATAGCCGCGCGACAGGAAACAGGGCGTTTCGCCGGCGCGCTTGAGCCACTTGGCGACGGCCAAAGCGGTAGGGGTTTTGCCCGCGCCGCCGACCACGAAATTGCCGACGCAGATCACGGGCGCGGTGACCCGCGAGCCCGCGCGCGCCATCCGGCGCGCCGCCGCCCGGCCGTAAAGCGCGGCCAGGGGCGAGAGAATCGCGATCATGATCCGCCCGAACAGGCCGGGTTTTGCGGACCACCAGAAAGCCGGCGCGCGCATGGGGCCTCGCAAGGTCTTACGCCCATCGGACCCCGAAAAGGGCCGATGGCGTCCGCGCCGACCGGCGCGGCGCCGGCTGGCCAACGGTATGATAGGTAAATCTAGAAGGCCTCAGGCCGAGATACAATCATGTGCGCGATATAATGTTCCAGCGCCAGCATGATTTTGTCGGTCGCGCCGCCGAGCTCGCCGACAATGCGGCGCGATTCCTCGGCGGTGCGGCGCAGCAGGGCAGGGTCGGTGAACAAGGCTTCGAGCTGGCGGGCGAGGGCGTTGGCGTCGGCGACCCTGATCGCTCCGCCCTGGCTGTCGAGCGCGCCATAGACGTCGAGGAAATTGCCGATATGGGGGCCGTGAAGGATCGCCGAGCCGAGCTTGGCCGGCTCGATCGGATTCTGGCCGCCTTCCCCGGCGAGCGACTTGCCCATGAAGATCACGCTCGACAGACGATAGAACAGGCCGAGCTCGCCGATCGTGTCGCCCACATAAACCTGGGTCGAGGGACGGATCGGCTCGCCGCGCGAGCGCAGGGCGGCTTCGAGCCCGGCGGCCTCGGCCTCGGCAACGATGTCCGGGCCGCGATGCGGGTGGCGCGGCGCGAGGACCGTAAGCAGGCGCGGAAAGCGCGCGGCCAGGGCCTTGTGCGCCTGGAACGCGAGCGCCTCCTCGCCCGGATGGGTCGAAGCGGCGATCCAGATCGGCCGCGGGCCGATCTGGCGGGCGAGCTCGTCGAGGCGGGCGGGGTCGGCGGGCGGCGCGTCCACGTCATATTTCAGGTTGCCGATGGCGTCCACGCGCGGCGCGCCGAGCTGGAGCAGGCGCGCGGCGTCGTCCCGGCTCTGGGCGAGGCAGAGATCGATCTTGCCGAGCAGCGCCGAGATGAAGCCTGGCAGGCGCCGCCAGCGTTCGAAGGAGCGCGGCGACAGCCGGGCGTTGACCAGAGTGATCGGGATGTTGCGGGCGTGAACCGCGCAGATGGTGTTGGGCCAGATTTCGGATTCGGCGAGGATGAACAGATCGGGCCGCCAATGGTCGAGAAAACGCTCGATGAAGGCGGGCGCGTCGAGCGGCGCGAATTGATGGGTCGCGCCCTCCGGCAGCCGTTGCGCGAGGATGCGCGCTGAGGTCACCGTGCCGGTGGTGACGAGGACATGGAAGCCCTTTGCGATGAGGCGGCCGACCAAAGGCAGCAGCGCCAGGCCTTCGCCGACGCTCGCGCCATGCAGCCAGGCCAGACGGCCCTGGGGACGGGGCTGGCTCGCGCGTCCGCGGCGCTCGCCGATCCTTTTGATGTCTTCCTTGCCGTTGCGGCCGCGTCGCCAAAGGAAAACGCCGCTGAAAGGGGCAAGGCCCCTGGCGGCGGCGCGGTAGACGGGCAGAAAAACCGCAGAACTCATCGCAGTCCGGTCTCGTTATTATTTTTCGGCCGCGTCGGGGGCCGTCGTCCGGCTCCTCCGCTTAGGGCGCGGCGAATTTGCTCGACCATTCGGGCCGAAACGCGGCGAAGACGTGAAAAGCTCACGCTCCGCCTCCGACCAAGCCTTTGGCTCAGGCGACGAATAACGCAGATCCGGGGAAATTGCGAGGGCCCGACCGTAAGAACGCCGCGGCGCCGGGCTCAATCGTCCGAAGGGTCGAGAACGCGGTGAAGATGGACGATGAAATAGCGCATATGGGCGTTGTCCACCGTCGATTGCGCCTTGGCCTTCCAGGCGGCGTGGGCGCTGTCGAAACTGGGGTACATGCCGACGAAGTCGATTTCCGAAATATCCTTGAAGTCCGTGGTTTCGATATTCTTCAGCTCGCCGCCGAAAACAAGGTGCAGCAGCTGCTTGGGCTCGACTTCATGGCTCATTGGCAATCACCCTTCAATGGCATGGCGGCGCGTTCGCGCGCGGCCTTCGCCGCGCCGTCGCGCGCCGCCCGGATCAGATCGGCTTGGAGGCCGGGCGGTCCCGCGGCGAGGGCGGGATGTTTCGGCTCGACCTGGTTGTACAATGGCGCGCGGCCGGCAAAGTCGGTCAGCGCGCCGCCTGCCTCGCGCAAGATGAGGTCGGCGGCGGCGATGTCCCAATCATAGGCGTTCGCGCGGGAGAGGGCGGCGTCGAATTCGCCGTCGGCGACCCGCAGCAGGCGCATGGCGAGCGAGGGCAGCTGGGGTTTGCGCTCGAAGGCGAGACCCGCGCGCCGGAGATCGGCGGCCAGGGGCTCTGGCGCCGAAACCGACGCGCCGGCGATCGCCGGCCGGCCGGAGACATTGATCGGAACGCCGTTGCGGCGCGCGCCGCCTCCCAATATGGCCGTGAACGTTTCATCGAGCGCCGGCGCATGCGCCACGCCGACGACCGGCCGGCCGCCGGCGACGAGCGCGATGCAAATGGCGAAACAGGGATCGCCCGAGGCGAAACCGCGCGTGCCGTCGATCGGATCGACGACGAAAACCATTTCGCGCCTCAGCCTCTCGGGCGAATCGGCGGTTTCCTCGGACAGCCAGCCGGCCTCCGGCGCGAGCGCGCTTAAGCTTTCGCGCAGAAAATGGTCGATGCGCAGATCGGCTTCGGTCACCGGCGAGCCGCAGGCCTTGTGGCTGACCTCGGCGTGGGTCGGCCCGCCGTGGCGGAAATAATCCATCGCGATCGCGCCGGCCTCGCGCGCGATCGCCTCGATGCGAGGCAGAATGGCGGCATAGGCGGACGGATCGGACAATGCGCGGCCCTGGCTGGAAGGATTGACGTTTCGTGTAATCGTCATGTCACCGCAGCGCAAGACATTTCGCAAGTGCGAAAATCGCGCTTCTCTCCCGCTCGTGAAACAGTTGCCGACAATTTGAACAATTGCCCTAACAGCGGGTTCGACATGCCGCGCGCCCAGGCGAAATCGCTAAAATGCCGCCTGTTTTATTAGCACGGTCGAGGAGGGTTGCGGCGAAAGATCGGCCCATCGCGGAAATCTCCCGCAGGAGCAGATCATGTCCCAGCCCCAGGCCGCCATTCTCGCCCGCTTCGTCGCCGACGATCCGCGCGCCGATTCCGGCAAGCGCGAGGTCGGCGTCGCGGCCGAGGCCATCGCCATCGATCGCTGCGTGGCCGGCGTGCGGATGCGCCTTTCGGTGCCGGTGCGCAGCTTTCGCGGCGTCGTGCTGGCCCTTCACCAAAGCGCGCGCGGCCTGCTCTATCGGGTGATTCTGGCGCATGCCGATCCCGAACTCGATCTGGTGCTGGCGGAAGCCGAGAACGAGAAGGACATCGCTCCCGATTGGCTGGCCTGGGCGCAATTCTTTCGCCTGCCGCGGCTGGCGCGCAGCGCCCAAGGCGACGCCTCGCTCGTGGAAGGCCGCCTCGTGGAGGGCCGGCTCGGCGAGGTCAGGACCGGGACGGTTCAGCCGCGCCGGCGCGGCTGGCCGCTGAAGGAGCGGCGCTCCGCCATGTCGGCGCGGCGCAAGGCCGGCGCGAAAGGCCGCGTCCTGCCGGTCCATTGCGGCGAGCGCGAAATCATCTGCTACGAATGAGCGCCGATCTCAGCGGACCAGATAAAACAGCAGGTTCTCGGTGAAGAGGCCGACGGAGAGCAGGAAGCCGGCGAGTCCGTTGGAGCGGAACAACCTGAGCGCCTTGGCCTCGTCGTCGGCGTCGAGCCCGCGAATCTGCCACACGAGATGCGAGGCGAAGGCGAGCAGGCCGAGATGGGCCGCAAGGCCCGCGCCCGCGAGGACAAGGGCGACCTCGGCGCAGAGCACGGTCAGAAGATAGAAAACCGCCACCGCAAGCTGCACATGCTCGCCGAACAACAAAGCGGTGGATTTGACTCCGGCGGCGACATCGTCCTTGCGGTCCTGAATGGCGTAGATCGTGTCATAGCCGATGGTCCAGGCGACGCATGAGGCGTAGAGCCACAGCGCCGGCGCGGCGAGGCCGCCGGTCTGCGCCGCCCATCCCAACAGAGCGCCCCAGGAGAAGGCGAGGCCGAGCGCGGCCTGCGGCCAGGACGTGAAGCGCTTCATGAAGGGATAGATCGCGACCGGGACGAGCGACAACAGGCCGAGAAGAATCGCGAAACGGTTGAAGGACAGCAGGACGGCGAGGCCGACGAGACCCTGGGCGGCCATGAAGATCGCCGCATTGCGCGGACTGACCCGGCCGGAAGGCAGCGGCCGCGCGGCCGTGCGCTCGACCCGGGCGTCGATCTTGCGATCGATCAGGTCGTTGAAGGTCGATCCCGCCCCGCGCATGGCGACAGCGCCGATGAAGAACAAGGCGAGCAGGCCATAATTGGGATTTTCAAGGCGATAGATGCAGGCGAGGCAGATCGAGGACAGGCATGGGGCGAGCAATAATTGCCACCCTGCCGGACGGTCGAGCCGCGCGAGCTGGACATAGGGCGTCCAGCTTGCTGGAAGGCGCCGCCACAGGCTGGAGGCCGACGCGTCAGGAAGCTGGGGCTGAGCGGCCCCGTCGACCGCCGGCGCCGGCATGGCTCAGAGCGGTCCGGCGGGGAGCTTCGGCGGAGGCGGCAGATTGCCGAGGCCGGCGCCGCCGCCGCTCTCCTGCATCTGCTTGGCCTTGGCGGCCAGGGCGCAGGCCTGTTCGGCGATCTTGGCGGTGCGTTCGGTGTTTTGCTTGAAATTGGCGAGGAAATCGTCCGGGATGTTGCACCAATCTTTGTTCTTGGCGAAATAATTCGCCATTTTGGCCTCGATTTCCTTCATCTTGCGCAGATGCGGACAGGCGGCGATGGGATCGAGCTTGTTGCCGTGCGCCTTGGAAATGGCGTTGAGCGCTTCGATCTCGGTGTTGCGGCTCTTGCCCAAGGCGGCGAGATCCTCGTTGCAGCTTTGCGCGCGCGCGGCTCCCGAGAGCGCGGAAAAGCCCAGGAAAAAGACGCCGAGAAGGAAAAATGGACGCATCGAGGCGATTATCGCTTTGATCATTGTGTCCCGCTTTGGCAGCGCCCCCGCCGCATTTTTAAGCTTCTTTAGCAAAAAGCGCCTTGGAGGCGCAAGCGCCGGCTGTCTCTTGCGGCAAATACGTCCCTATCCGCCCTTCCGATAAGGCGCCATGCCGGCCCGCGCCAGCGCGTCGGCGCGCTCGTTCATCGGGTCGCCGGCATGGCCCTTGACCCAATGCCAGGCGATGTCGTGGCGCTGGGCGGCCTCGTCGAGCCGCTTCCACAAATCCTCGTTCTTGACCGGCTTTTTGTCGGCGGTCCGCCAGCCGTT
This genomic interval from Candidatus Rhodoblastus alkanivorans contains the following:
- a CDS encoding rhamnan synthesis F family protein, producing the protein MNDARWRRLLKIPPGLIRYRYAALPIAALAEAPTGEPKIGIFVHAFYEQEIQRILPYLAHIGAPFRLFVSTDTPEKKNFLEAALRSYAPDVRIFENRGRDIAPKFVGFRDEQRACDLVLHIHTKKSPHAEELARWLEFILDSLLGSPDVLRSIFGLFATYPHLGVIAPRVHPSVVYGVQWGKNYCKTVYLARRMGVRLERSTRLDFPAGSMFWARPAALAPLLDLDLAFSSFEPEHGQVDGTTAHALERLIFYAAERAGYRSLHVGTSDDAEAFETVIGSGELEQGWVRTR
- a CDS encoding class I SAM-dependent methyltransferase translates to MSGKTQDRGSAGLGAFLADEFEPAFWTPELLDEESAWWAHVPFAFWLVAATRPRIVLEVGVDRGVSYAAFCEAALRLRLDCRLHGVDLWSDPGGDERFDDFAKFHDHRYAGFSRLMRIRSVDALDAFADGSIDLLHINASGGLLDAREEFRRWRKKISPRGIVLIHGEPVEDLHNGQSFFVFPRGEGLALAAPGPQTPDAVAKLFALDDNSARRLRERFGLLGERWAERATILGLLRQFESDFQTLRPKDEDFRLTVADRFRNSLIKTAADPFRYFRPKRRRR
- a CDS encoding 6-phosphofructokinase, producing MTPKKILVAQGGGPTAVINQSLAGVVLEARKFAGVERVYGAHHGVRGIVDENLLDLTQETSHNLEMVANTPSSALGSTRDKPDAKYCHEIFKVLQAHEIGAFFYVGGNDSSDTVRIVADEAIKANYALRCVHIPKTIDNDLVGNDHTPGFPSAARFVAQAFAGANLDNASLPGIYVAVVMGRHAGFLTAASALGKKFPEDGPHLIYVPERVFDTEKFLADVKRIYERLGRCVVAVSEGVHDAAGAPIVTKLAEQVEHDAHGNIQLSGTGALADLLCEEIKNKLKIKRVRGDTFGYLQRSFIGCVSDVDQREAREVGEKAVQYAMWSGRNGSVSIKRTGFYSVDYELVPLETVAGKTRVMEDEFLSDCGTDVTDAFRLYLRPLLGSGMPDAYRLRPNHVAKVLHKA
- a CDS encoding glycosyltransferase family 2 protein, yielding MTITVAAIIPLYNGAPFIIEALRSVVAQTDPPDEVIVVDDGSTDEGPALVEEFARNHRITILRKPNGGQSSARNTAIMHTNCSHIALLDQDDAWYDNHLAVLKAPFESPPVRDLAFVYGNLDQIDREGRMVAHCVLDAVPSPQPKRSLQDCLSYDQFILPGASLIAKDAMVAVGLFDERLSGYEDDDLFLRLFMAGYRSVYVNEAVTRWRIYAGSTSFSARMAKSRMIYFHKLIELFPDDPRLGVYWRRNFIAPRFFEIAYNEFYNGSKNGEAARLAHGWTAMLEIVPYMKNRVRRRMNWVAPVVGRIYRGRLTGVARRLVRFAARA
- a CDS encoding serine/threonine protein kinase: MERIHVGGMAHLWRVTRDDMSPPAILKAPIIQDGDDATAIVGFEMEQMILPLLHGPHAPKFIASGDFSRQPYIVMEHIAGESLLGCIDHAPLPIDDVVEIGVGVAHALADLHSQNVIHLDVKPSNVIRRAGGGFALIDFGLSRHDLLPDLLAEEFRLPLGTGPYLSPEQILRDRTDPRSDMFALGVMLYFLLTGVRPFGSPRQRRALARRLWRDPEPPVRHRPDCPPWLQEVILHCLEPEADKRYPTAAQLALDLAEPEQIRLTERAEKRRADSWLTARRRWWAQKFAPMRTPRSIAARRAAAPIVMAALDLGDANAALGEVLRDTVARIMAAAPGARLACVSVIKTSRLRLDSAQDEFGRNLHVRRLVEARRWAAGLGLPSAQITAHVLEASDPAAALIDFARENFVDQIVICACSGRRGGMGPVAARIGAQAPCTVTLVRPPQPAEAGAGDEVPMEPDVGLGI
- a CDS encoding DUF2093 domain-containing protein, with translation MNRIDRRVPMSGPAEIEYLDGDFKIKKPGAFVVCAATGAHIMIEELRYWNVDRQEPYAGPEAKMLRLQQLGELPRKP
- the lpxK gene encoding tetraacyldisaccharide 4'-kinase is translated as MRAPAFWWSAKPGLFGRIMIAILSPLAALYGRAAARRMARAGSRVTAPVICVGNFVVGGAGKTPTALAVAKWLKRAGETPCFLSRGYGGALSADGGAHLVDQRRHGAAQAGDEPLLLARVAQTVVARDRPTGAMLALAGGASLIVMDDGLQNPSLRRDFALAVIDGAVGFGNGRLLPAGPLRAPIALQLKLSSAALVIGEGEAGHAAASLFEASGKPVFHGRLAPDANAALRMLGAKVVAFAGIGRPQKFFESLEACGARIVARHSFPDHYPYRPPEIAALQRQAEALNALLVTTEKDMVKLAPFLPVLRQDLPQPEALPVGLVVEEGDDLRQLLLDVVAKFRGAGRLSGEIKM
- a CDS encoding 3-deoxy-D-manno-octulosonic acid transferase; this encodes MSSAVFLPVYRAAARGLAPFSGVFLWRRGRNGKEDIKRIGERRGRASQPRPQGRLAWLHGASVGEGLALLPLVGRLIAKGFHVLVTTGTVTSARILAQRLPEGATHQFAPLDAPAFIERFLDHWRPDLFILAESEIWPNTICAVHARNIPITLVNARLSPRSFERWRRLPGFISALLGKIDLCLAQSRDDAARLLQLGAPRVDAIGNLKYDVDAPPADPARLDELARQIGPRPIWIAASTHPGEEALAFQAHKALAARFPRLLTVLAPRHPHRGPDIVAEAEAAGLEAALRSRGEPIRPSTQVYVGDTIGELGLFYRLSSVIFMGKSLAGEGGQNPIEPAKLGSAILHGPHIGNFLDVYGALDSQGGAIRVADANALARQLEALFTDPALLRRTAEESRRIVGELGGATDKIMLALEHYIAHMIVSRPEAF
- a CDS encoding DUF4170 domain-containing protein, which gives rise to MSHEVEPKQLLHLVFGGELKNIETTDFKDISEIDFVGMYPSFDSAHAAWKAKAQSTVDNAHMRYFIVHLHRVLDPSDD
- a CDS encoding 3'(2'),5'-bisphosphate nucleotidase CysQ; protein product: MTITRNVNPSSQGRALSDPSAYAAILPRIEAIAREAGAIAMDYFRHGGPTHAEVSHKACGSPVTEADLRIDHFLRESLSALAPEAGWLSEETADSPERLRREMVFVVDPIDGTRGFASGDPCFAICIALVAGGRPVVGVAHAPALDETFTAILGGGARRNGVPINVSGRPAIAGASVSAPEPLAADLRRAGLAFERKPQLPSLAMRLLRVADGEFDAALSRANAYDWDIAAADLILREAGGALTDFAGRAPLYNQVEPKHPALAAGPPGLQADLIRAARDGAAKAARERAAMPLKGDCQ